AACTGTCTTTGGCTGCTCTTTTCTGTTGTTCTACGTCCTGTGCCTTGCGGAAATCATTAGCCACTTTTACGTGGTCACCAAATGTTGAGGTGAAGATATGATGTCCTGAAAAATCACTTGCAGCTACAAAATAAAGATAATTTGTTTGTGCCGGTTGTAAAACTGCGTCGAGCGTTTGTACCGAAGGAGTACAAATGGGGCCGGGCGGCAAACCCATATTCCTGTACGTATTATAAGGCGATTCTACCTGGGTATGTTTTTCGTAAATACGTCTTAAGGTAAAGTCTTTCAGGGCAAATTTAACCGTAGGATCGGCCTGTAAGCGCATTCCCTTGTTCAGCCGGTTAAGGTATACACTGGCAATGGTATCTTTCTCCGACAATCTATTGGTTTCTTCTTCTACAATAGAGGCCAGCGTGTACGCCTGGATGGGAGTGAGGCCCAGTTTACGGGCTTCGTCGCGGCGGGCATCTGTCCAAACCTTTTTATACTCGCCATAGAATTTTTCAAATACGGTACTCAGGGAAGCATTCCAGAAGTAGGTATATGTATTAGGATAGATCATGGCCATTACCGTATTGCTATCGAACCCGTACTGTTGCAGGGTGTCGGGATTGGTAAGGTAATTGAGCACGTCCATAGAATCCAGTTCCATTTTGCGGCCCAGGAACCCTGCCAGGTTTTCTTTAGTGCGCAGCTTGGTAATAATCAGTTTTACCGGGGCCTGGGTGCCGTTGCGCAGAAGCCGGGTAATATCCATCAGGCTCATGCCATTCTTTATTTCATAACGGCCGGCCTTTAATTTTTCAGGAACATCCAGTCTGGTAGCTAACAGGTCGAGCATGCCCGGGCTTTTTACCAGGTCGCTGTCTTTAACTGATTTCAGCACTTCCGGCCAGGTGGCATGACCGGTATATACGTAGAGGTATTTCGATTTTTGAGGAAATGCGGTATTGGCTGTGAAGAACTGCCAGCCTGCAAAGGCGCCTGCCAGCACTACAATAATCAGAACGCTTGTTACCAGTTTTCTGAACATGGGATATAGATTATTTTTTTATCATCTGTTGCTGTTGATTCTTATCAATCCTGCGAGTGCAAGAACTATGCTAATAGTGAGTAGTTGGTGGTGAGTAGTGAGTGGGTTCCCTGTTTTTCAGACATCTACAAATGTCGCGAACCTACTCACCGCTCACCGGGCTTCTACAAAATAAAAAACCCTGCCCAAATTAAAGACAGGGTTCAGCTATTTTTTACAATATCTTATTTCCCTTGTACGGGGGCAGTATTTTGTAAAGGTGATCCGCTGGCAGGGGCAGTAGCTCCGGCAGCCGGACGGGCATTGATGGAGTCAGCTCTGGTTACTTTACCCTGGGGGATAAAGAAAGAAGAAGCCAAACATAACAGGGCAATTGCAATAGCCATAACCCAGGTACCTTTTTCCAGTACATCGGTTGTTTGTTTTACACCCATGAATTGGGTATTAAAACCGGCAATGCTTCCGGCCAATCCACCGCCTTTTGGGTTCTGGATCAGGATAAACAACCCAATGGCCACGCTAGCTATAATTATGAGTACCAGAAACAAAATGATCATGTCACTG
The Niastella koreensis GR20-10 genome window above contains:
- the mltG gene encoding endolytic transglycosylase MltG, coding for MFRKLVTSVLIIVVLAGAFAGWQFFTANTAFPQKSKYLYVYTGHATWPEVLKSVKDSDLVKSPGMLDLLATRLDVPEKLKAGRYEIKNGMSLMDITRLLRNGTQAPVKLIITKLRTKENLAGFLGRKMELDSMDVLNYLTNPDTLQQYGFDSNTVMAMIYPNTYTYFWNASLSTVFEKFYGEYKKVWTDARRDEARKLGLTPIQAYTLASIVEEETNRLSEKDTIASVYLNRLNKGMRLQADPTVKFALKDFTLRRIYEKHTQVESPYNTYRNMGLPPGPICTPSVQTLDAVLQPAQTNYLYFVAASDFSGHHIFTSTFGDHVKVANDFRKAQDVEQQKRAAKDSLKKAIY
- the secG gene encoding preprotein translocase subunit SecG, whose amino-acid sequence is MIILFLVLIIIASVAIGLFILIQNPKGGGLAGSIAGFNTQFMGVKQTTDVLEKGTWVMAIAIALLCLASSFFIPQGKVTRADSINARPAAGATAPASGSPLQNTAPVQGK